The following are encoded together in the Rhizobium sp. SSA_523 genome:
- a CDS encoding sensor histidine kinase: protein MQPLIVFGEDPDETLLRTGTWKPVAEGADWVLYDIALPRKSRHLKALVMPSDASLASRFAEEAASQTGSSRPGGSPGAAGQPLTRASGQENCLADGAMSPARRDTDVETALDIALTLTEDIHLDRLIETLMTKMLDHSGASSGCLYRICDGRLHLEARALRDTNRILVSMAGDEWQAAEPSRALIRAALQSRTPFIATRSELGFAAAAEKSAAARGDFLCVPLLRRGDLTGLLCLQNDRRDGAFATDALALVKLLASQAAISLENARLHARLVQENDLRARSEAALASARGELERSARLTILGGIAASVTHEIAQPLAAIASNAGASLRWLQRAQPDLEEAVSSLSAISASVDRAHDIIRALRALAKQAPGDERPVCLDDLIADVIRIAGAEVERQGVELLCELAARPAKICGDATQLKQVVLNLLTNAMEAVEALPRERRRVILSSSLCQDTIVVAVRDFGTGIAPASAERLFEPMYTTKASGMGMGLSICRSIIETHGGHLKALPQEPGSLFSFELPILRPTARQDRPA, encoded by the coding sequence ATGCAGCCCCTGATCGTGTTTGGCGAAGACCCCGACGAGACCCTGCTCCGGACCGGCACCTGGAAGCCGGTGGCCGAGGGTGCGGACTGGGTTCTCTACGACATAGCACTGCCGCGCAAGTCCAGGCATCTAAAAGCCTTGGTCATGCCGTCCGATGCAAGCCTTGCCTCTCGTTTCGCCGAGGAGGCGGCCTCCCAGACCGGATCGAGCCGGCCTGGCGGATCGCCGGGCGCGGCAGGCCAGCCATTGACCCGGGCATCCGGACAGGAAAACTGTTTAGCAGACGGCGCGATGAGCCCTGCGCGCCGGGACACCGATGTCGAGACGGCGCTCGACATCGCGCTGACGCTAACGGAGGACATCCACCTCGACCGGTTGATCGAGACGCTGATGACCAAGATGCTTGACCATTCGGGCGCCAGCAGCGGCTGTCTGTATCGGATCTGCGACGGCAGGCTGCATCTGGAAGCAAGGGCCTTGCGCGACACGAACCGCATCCTTGTGAGCATGGCGGGGGACGAATGGCAGGCAGCCGAACCATCGCGAGCCCTGATCAGGGCGGCCCTGCAAAGCCGTACGCCCTTCATCGCAACGCGCTCCGAGCTCGGCTTTGCGGCTGCTGCAGAGAAGTCCGCCGCCGCCCGGGGCGATTTCCTCTGCGTGCCGCTGCTGCGTCGCGGCGACCTGACGGGACTTCTCTGCCTCCAGAATGACCGGCGCGACGGTGCCTTTGCCACGGATGCCCTCGCTTTGGTCAAGCTGCTCGCCTCGCAGGCCGCCATATCTCTCGAAAATGCCAGACTTCACGCGCGCCTTGTGCAGGAGAACGATTTGCGGGCGCGAAGCGAAGCAGCGCTTGCCTCTGCCAGAGGAGAGCTCGAAAGGAGCGCGCGCCTGACGATCCTGGGCGGCATAGCGGCGTCCGTGACGCATGAGATCGCCCAGCCCCTGGCGGCGATCGCCTCGAATGCGGGTGCCAGTCTCCGCTGGCTCCAGCGCGCGCAACCGGATCTCGAGGAGGCGGTCAGCAGCCTGAGCGCCATCTCTGCGAGCGTCGACCGTGCCCATGACATTATTCGTGCCCTGCGCGCGCTTGCAAAACAGGCACCCGGTGACGAACGGCCCGTCTGCCTCGACGATCTGATCGCCGACGTCATCCGGATCGCCGGCGCGGAGGTCGAACGACAGGGCGTCGAGCTCCTATGCGAGCTTGCGGCGCGGCCGGCAAAAATATGCGGCGATGCCACGCAACTGAAACAGGTGGTTCTCAATCTGCTGACCAATGCCATGGAGGCGGTAGAAGCGCTACCCAGGGAAAGGCGGCGCGTCATCCTGTCATCGTCCCTCTGCCAGGACACCATTGTCGTTGCGGTGCGCGACTTCGGCACGGGGATAGCACCCGCCTCCGCCGAGCGGCTCTTCGAGCCCATGTATACGACCAAGGCGAGCGGCATGGGCATGGGCCTTTCGATCTGCCGATCCATCATCGAAACACATGGCGGGCATCTGAAAGCCCTGCCGCAGGAACCCGGGAGTCTTTTCTCCTTCGAACTGCCGATCCTGCGCCCGACAGCGCGGCAAGACCGGCCTGCATGA
- a CDS encoding glycerate kinase gives MKHRALLETLYRAAVEAADPRVGIARHLPEPPREGRTVVIGAGKGAAQMAAALESLWSGPLSGLVVTRYGYGCKTRAIDIVEAAHPVPDEAGLVAARRLRDMVRHLQPEDLVIALICGGGSALLPSPPEGLTLQDEIALNEMLLASGAPISAMNVVRKHLSTIKGGRLAAATKARVVSLIVSDIPGDNPAFVASGPTVADSTTRQDALAIVENYRLELPPAMIAHLQSAAADAPRPDDPVFSRHQHHVIASAGVSLRAAAAVAEAHGFPPFILSDAMEGESRDVASVHAAMAREVLVNNQPFRRPAVLLSGGETTVTIRGKGGKGGRNSEFALALALGIDGCAISALAADTDGIDGSGTHAGAFADGTTVQRLRAAGSDARQVLARNDSYTAFEALGDLFVTGPTGTNVNDFRALVIE, from the coding sequence ATGAAGCATCGCGCGTTATTGGAGACACTCTATCGGGCGGCTGTCGAGGCGGCGGATCCGCGGGTCGGAATTGCCAGGCATCTTCCGGAGCCACCGCGGGAGGGGCGCACGGTGGTGATCGGGGCCGGAAAGGGGGCTGCGCAAATGGCCGCGGCGCTGGAAAGCCTGTGGAGCGGGCCGCTTTCGGGGCTGGTGGTGACGCGCTACGGCTATGGCTGCAAGACCCGCGCCATCGATATTGTCGAGGCGGCCCATCCGGTGCCGGATGAGGCGGGGCTGGTGGCTGCCCGGCGTCTGCGGGATATGGTCAGGCACCTCCAGCCGGAGGATCTGGTCATTGCCCTCATCTGCGGCGGCGGCTCGGCATTGCTGCCGTCGCCGCCCGAGGGACTGACGCTGCAGGACGAGATCGCGCTCAACGAAATGCTGCTGGCATCCGGCGCGCCGATCTCGGCCATGAATGTCGTGCGAAAGCATTTGTCCACGATCAAGGGCGGCCGCCTGGCTGCCGCGACCAAGGCCCGCGTCGTCAGCCTCATCGTCTCCGACATTCCGGGGGACAATCCCGCTTTCGTCGCCTCCGGCCCCACGGTCGCCGATTCCACCACCCGCCAGGATGCGCTGGCGATCGTCGAGAATTACCGGCTGGAGCTGCCGCCGGCGATGATCGCGCATCTTCAATCGGCGGCTGCCGATGCCCCGCGTCCCGACGATCCCGTCTTCTCTCGCCACCAGCATCACGTCATCGCCTCGGCCGGCGTCTCCTTGCGCGCCGCCGCGGCGGTGGCGGAGGCCCATGGTTTCCCGCCCTTCATTCTCTCCGATGCGATGGAAGGCGAAAGCCGTGATGTCGCCTCGGTACACGCCGCAATGGCGCGCGAGGTTCTCGTCAACAATCAGCCGTTCCGCAGGCCGGCCGTGCTTCTGTCGGGCGGCGAAACCACGGTGACGATTCGCGGCAAGGGCGGCAAGGGCGGCCGCAACAGCGAATTCGCGCTGGCTCTTGCCCTCGGCATTGATGGCTGCGCCATCTCCGCATTGGCCGCCGATACTGATGGTATAGACGGCTCGGGAACCCATGCGGGCGCCTTTGCCGACGGCACGACAGTCCAGCGTCTGCGGGCGGCGGGCTCTGATGCGCGCCAGGTGCTGGCGCGCAATGACAGCTATACCGCCTTCGAGGCGCTCGGCGACCTCTTCGTGACCGGACCGACGGGCACTAATGTCAATGATTTTCGAGCTCTTGTCATCGAATAG